In a genomic window of Salvelinus sp. IW2-2015 unplaced genomic scaffold, ASM291031v2 Un_scaffold4085, whole genome shotgun sequence:
- the LOC112076848 gene encoding low density lipoprotein receptor adapter protein 1-B — MDALRSAGRAIIRSPSIAKRSWNSGKHKKLPENWTDTRETVVDGMTFNLRHLGMTLVDQAKGEDLSAAAVKRIVATAKAGGKKPQKVSLRVSPQGIMLYDSLTNQLLDNISIYRISYCTADKLHYKVFAYISQNALNGTLECHAYLCSKRKVAQAVTLTVAQAFRVAFELWQVAKEENRVKSGSDGEATGISQLEGSNSLACLKGEDVATGNLLDLEERTHVAVVLETNGNEETNGNEEFQVDDHTENIDNNNTVWEIEEDLDEAFSRLAVSRTNPHVLDVGVTPQDWLTEPDCANGNTCNQNTTNGDDFFLVF, encoded by the exons ATGGATGCCTTACGGTCGGCTGGAAGAGCTATCATCCGAAGTCCAAGTATCGCGAAACGGTCTTGGAATTCGGGCAAACATAAAA AACTTCCTGAGAACTGGACCGACACGAGGGAGACTGTTGTAGATGGCATGACCTTTAACCTCCGCCACCTAGGCATGACCCTGGTGGACCAGGCCAAAGGAGAGGACCTATCAGCAGCTGCTGTCAAGAGGATCGTTGCCACG GCCAAAGCGGGAGGTAAGAAGCCTCAGAAAGTGTCTCTGAGGGTTTCTCCTCAGGGTATAATGCTCTACGATAGTCTGACCAACCAGCTGCTAGACAACATCtccatatacag GATATCCTACTGCACGGCGGACAAGCTGCACTACAAGGTGTTTGCCTACATTTCCCAGAACGCCCTCAACGGAACACTGGAGTGCCACGCCTACCTCTGCTCCAAGAGGAAAGTG gCCCAGGCAGTGACTCTGACTGTYGCACAGGCCTTTAGAGTGGCCTTTGAGTTGTGGCAGGTTGCCAAAGAAG AGAACAGGGTGAAGTCCGGCTCGGATGGAGAAGCAACCGGCATCTCCCAATTAGAAGGATCCAACAGCCTGGCATGTCTGAAAGGAGAAG ATGTTGCCACGGGTAACCTGCTGGACCTGGAGGAACGGACTCATGTTGCCGTGGTTCTGGAAACCAATGGCAACGAGGAAACCAATGGCAACGAGGAGTTCCAGGTGGACGACCACACCGAGAACATAGATAACAACAACACTGTCTGG GAAATCGAGGAAGACTTGGATGAGGCTTTTTCTAG ACTGGCGGTGTCCCGTACTAACCCCCACGTCCTGGACGTTGGGGTGACCCCCCAGGATTGGCTGACAGAACCTGACTGTGCCAATGGGAACACATGCAACCAGAACACCACCAATGGAGATGACTTCTTCCTTGTCTTCTGA